One region of Myxosarcina sp. GI1 genomic DNA includes:
- a CDS encoding SprT-like domain-containing protein — MIRIRGIVKTANRVKSKLQQGVHPDEVDSLKKFVFDSLQTIDKLCEEAKTSSKRLPVRSRRAYDYLKNIDWQNLPVTNQKQEEEEPATSNSSTLRIKNLIKKQKNLQRRIRELPPNYKVTQLKSIGKALSDYTLQVEGICQQSRVTPAALTAPSRKAYAWMKFLSDENYLDLHLKTVGKIKNLAAQTIKTERLNISEVKVNITNYNGLYKYRKNHQGNIELQLSEGFIQAEDNVLQAIINLILVGKNPQDKQLIRSFGLTEEYRDILLELDLIAEVDAEKDRESYYDLEELFHRLNREYFTGKLAKPRLSWNKILTQRKLGHYEPLRDRVVMSRTLDNPQVPQMVVELVLYHELLHKYHGVKWVNGKRMVHTPEFRRSERKF; from the coding sequence ATGATTCGGATTAGAGGAATCGTAAAAACAGCCAATCGAGTAAAAAGTAAATTACAACAAGGAGTTCATCCCGACGAAGTTGATTCTCTAAAAAAATTTGTGTTCGATTCTCTACAAACCATCGACAAGCTCTGTGAGGAAGCTAAGACTTCATCTAAAAGACTTCCCGTGCGTTCGCGTCGAGCTTATGATTATCTCAAAAATATAGATTGGCAGAATTTACCTGTGACTAACCAAAAACAGGAAGAGGAAGAACCAGCTACAAGTAACAGTTCCACTCTGCGAATTAAAAACTTAATCAAAAAACAAAAGAATCTTCAACGACGGATAAGAGAGCTACCACCTAACTATAAAGTTACTCAACTAAAATCTATCGGCAAAGCCTTGAGCGATTATACTCTCCAAGTCGAAGGCATTTGCCAACAAAGTCGGGTCACTCCCGCCGCCTTGACCGCTCCTTCCCGCAAAGCTTATGCCTGGATGAAGTTTCTCAGCGATGAAAACTATCTCGACCTCCACCTAAAAACTGTCGGGAAAATCAAAAACCTAGCCGCTCAAACTATTAAAACCGAGCGGCTAAATATCTCAGAAGTTAAAGTAAACATTACTAACTACAATGGCTTGTATAAATATAGAAAGAATCATCAAGGAAATATCGAACTACAATTGAGCGAAGGATTTATCCAAGCTGAAGATAATGTTTTACAAGCAATTATTAATCTAATTTTAGTGGGTAAAAATCCCCAAGATAAACAACTGATTCGCAGCTTTGGTTTAACGGAAGAATATCGCGATATTCTTTTGGAATTGGATCTGATAGCCGAAGTCGATGCGGAGAAAGATCGAGAAAGTTATTACGATTTAGAAGAATTGTTTCATCGCCTAAATCGAGAATACTTTACAGGAAAGTTAGCCAAACCACGTCTAAGCTGGAATAAAATCTTGACCCAACGCAAATTGGGACACTACGAGCCTTTGCGAGACAGAGTAGTAATGAGTCGTACTTTAGACAATCCCCAAGTACCGCAAATGGTAGTGGAATTAGTTTTATATCACGAATTACTGCATAAATATCATGGAGTCAAATGGGTAAACGGAAAGCGCATGGTACACACTCCTGAATTTCGTCGTAGCGAAAGAAAATTTTAA
- a CDS encoding helix-turn-helix domain-containing protein, whose amino-acid sequence MATLERQNKLPMPSEEEKKLSTESSRILASIFDTNSATQLLTVKTNSGEEKLLTIPTVAYELMIEILSEIAQGNAVTIVPIEAELTTQQAANILNVSRPYLTKLLDSGEIPHYKVGQHRRVLAEEVYKYKAEIDARRSKSLDELTSLSEELELYDES is encoded by the coding sequence ATGGCTACATTAGAAAGACAAAATAAGCTTCCTATGCCGTCAGAAGAAGAAAAAAAGCTGTCTACAGAAAGTAGCCGTATTTTAGCTAGTATTTTCGATACTAATTCTGCAACTCAGTTGTTGACAGTAAAGACAAATAGTGGAGAGGAAAAGTTACTCACGATTCCCACGGTAGCCTACGAACTGATGATAGAAATCTTGTCAGAAATAGCTCAAGGTAATGCAGTGACCATAGTACCAATAGAAGCAGAATTAACTACCCAACAAGCAGCAAATATACTGAATGTATCTCGACCTTATCTAACTAAGCTACTGGATTCGGGAGAAATACCGCACTACAAAGTGGGACAGCATCGCCGAGTTTTAGCAGAAGAGGTATATAAATACAAAGCGGAAATTGATGCTAGAAGAAGTAAATCACTAGACGAACTAACTAGCTTGAGCGAAGAACTAGAGCTATACGATGAATCCTAA
- a CDS encoding PIN domain-containing protein, translated as MNPKLTVVYDACVLYPNVLRDLLMELAVRDLVRAKWTEQIHREWLENLSRNRPEIPIEKLYRLRDLMNANVRDCLVVDYEALIPTLNLPDSNDRHILAAAIKADAEVIVTTNLKDFPESELTKYKIEAQHQDTFITNLIELYPLQVLEVVKVCQLRRKNPPCSWEQFLSSLLRQQLPNTVLMLKKIRS; from the coding sequence ATGAATCCTAAGCTGACGGTAGTGTATGATGCCTGCGTATTGTATCCCAATGTCCTTCGAGATTTGTTAATGGAGCTAGCGGTTAGAGATTTAGTAAGAGCCAAATGGACTGAGCAAATACATCGAGAATGGCTGGAAAACTTAAGTAGAAATCGACCAGAAATACCAATCGAAAAGCTGTATCGCCTTCGAGACTTAATGAACGCTAATGTTCGAGATTGTCTGGTTGTCGATTACGAAGCTCTTATTCCGACTCTAAATCTACCAGATTCTAATGATAGGCATATCTTAGCAGCAGCAATTAAAGCAGATGCAGAGGTAATAGTTACCACGAACCTAAAAGACTTTCCCGAATCGGAATTAACCAAATACAAGATAGAAGCACAGCATCAAGATACCTTCATAACCAATTTAATAGAGCTTTATCCGTTACAAGTGTTAGAGGTAGTAAAAGTATGTCAGTTGAGACGTAAAAATCCACCTTGTTCGTGGGAACAGTTTTTGTCTAGTTTGCTACGTCAGCAGCTTCCCAATACAGTATTAATGCTAAAAAAGATTCGTTCTTGA
- a CDS encoding TetR/AcrR family transcriptional regulator, with protein sequence MNSTKTQILDTAQELIQRVGLNAMSYADISKAVNIRKASIHYHFPTKEKLVAALLDRFSDDFFRLVDSILKISDTAEVKLRRYCGLFEATLSSGEKDKACLCGMLGAEFKTLESSSTERVSRFYQDNRVCLIKLLQEGQETGEFKFPGQTEAMAITIFSSLEGGLLIARADGGISQFRSIVEQLIVIVKG encoded by the coding sequence ATGAACTCAACCAAAACTCAAATTCTCGATACAGCCCAAGAACTCATTCAAAGAGTTGGACTTAACGCTATGAGTTATGCTGACATTAGCAAAGCGGTCAATATTCGTAAAGCCAGCATTCACTACCATTTTCCTACCAAAGAGAAATTGGTTGCTGCTTTGCTCGATCGCTTTAGTGATGATTTTTTTAGATTGGTAGATTCAATCTTGAAAATTTCGGATACGGCTGAAGTCAAGTTGCGTCGTTACTGCGGATTGTTTGAAGCCACTCTCAGCAGTGGAGAGAAAGACAAAGCTTGTCTGTGCGGAATGCTAGGAGCAGAATTTAAAACTCTTGAATCTTCATCAACCGAGCGAGTTTCTCGGTTTTATCAAGATAATAGAGTTTGTTTGATAAAACTTCTCCAAGAAGGACAGGAAACAGGAGAGTTTAAGTTTCCTGGTCAAACAGAAGCGATGGCTATTACGATCTTTTCTTCACTAGAAGGTGGACTACTTATTGCCAGAGCCGATGGTGGCATTAGCCAATTTCGTAGTATTGTCGAGCAATTAATCGTGATTGTGAAGGGCTAG
- the trxA gene encoding thioredoxin has translation MSNTNVPITLNAENFATEVLNSSIPVVVDFWAPWCGPCRVINPILTDLAEKYAGVVKIGKLNIDDFPQIASQYRIDAIPTLLFFARGQVKERVAGLLPKPLLFEKVETLVAPSDKAA, from the coding sequence ATGTCTAACACCAATGTACCGATTACTTTAAACGCCGAGAACTTTGCAACGGAAGTTCTCAACAGTTCGATTCCCGTAGTTGTTGACTTCTGGGCACCGTGGTGTGGTCCTTGTCGGGTAATCAATCCCATTTTGACCGACTTGGCAGAAAAGTATGCTGGAGTTGTTAAGATTGGAAAATTAAACATAGATGACTTTCCTCAAATAGCCAGCCAGTATCGGATTGACGCAATTCCCACTTTATTGTTCTTCGCTCGCGGACAAGTTAAAGAGCGTGTGGCAGGACTGCTTCCCAAACCACTGCTGTTCGAGAAAGTCGAGACATTAGTAGCACCGAGCGATAAAGCTGCTTAA
- a CDS encoding NAD(P)/FAD-dependent oxidoreductase yields the protein MKLTKQTWQPATEKIYDTIVIGGGAGGLSAGIYLQRYLLDTLIIDKGKARSFWMSELHNYLGLPPDTPGRSVLRQGKEHFLSLGGDLLDAYVEEVIDEGETFAIRVKIGRNNSQYHTFRAKYLIAASGIIDYLPELENMRNVYEYAGYNLHVCLICDGYEMADKKVGVFANSAGNAEVVFPLGWFTSNITLFTQGLFEVPDDLRSRLEAQGYQIEATSIEQFIGEDHQMTGVELTDGRIVKLDTGLISMGSKYHATYLDKFELEKQGGNLVTDKMARTSHPRIFAIGDLKVGLNQVVVAAADGALAATQIWRDIRRSTFSKTVVQQARD from the coding sequence ATGAAACTTACCAAACAGACTTGGCAACCAGCTACAGAAAAAATCTATGACACCATCGTTATTGGTGGTGGTGCGGGAGGACTTTCTGCGGGAATATATCTGCAACGCTATCTACTCGATACTTTAATTATTGATAAGGGAAAAGCTCGTTCTTTTTGGATGAGCGAACTGCATAACTATTTAGGCTTACCTCCCGATACCCCTGGTCGTTCCGTTCTGCGGCAGGGTAAAGAGCATTTTCTTTCTCTGGGTGGGGATTTACTCGATGCTTATGTAGAAGAAGTAATAGACGAAGGAGAAACCTTTGCTATCAGAGTAAAAATCGGTCGCAATAACAGTCAGTACCATACTTTTCGCGCTAAATATCTTATCGCAGCCAGTGGCATTATTGACTATCTGCCAGAGTTAGAGAATATGCGTAATGTCTATGAATATGCGGGTTATAACCTTCATGTTTGTCTGATTTGTGATGGTTATGAAATGGCAGATAAAAAGGTGGGTGTCTTTGCCAACAGTGCGGGAAATGCTGAAGTTGTTTTTCCTTTAGGTTGGTTTACATCTAATATTACTTTGTTTACTCAAGGACTGTTTGAAGTACCTGATGACCTACGCAGCAGATTAGAGGCTCAAGGCTATCAAATTGAAGCGACTTCTATCGAGCAGTTTATTGGTGAAGACCATCAAATGACGGGAGTGGAATTAACCGATGGTCGAATAGTGAAATTAGATACTGGTTTGATTTCAATGGGTTCTAAATATCATGCTACTTATTTAGATAAATTCGAGCTAGAAAAACAAGGCGGAAATTTAGTTACGGACAAGATGGCTCGGACTTCCCACCCACGTATTTTTGCCATTGGCGATCTCAAGGTGGGATTGAATCAAGTGGTGGTAGCTGCTGCGGATGGGGCATTAGCTGCAACTCAAATTTGGCGCGATATCCGTCGTAGCACTTTTTCAAAAACTGTCGTCCAACAAGCTAGAGATTAG
- a CDS encoding alpha/beta fold hydrolase, whose translation MFRNLIPALSHKYHLIAPNYPGYGNSSMPNIDDFDYTFDRLAKVMEKFVRALNLQQYSLYLMDYGAPIGFRLAVAHPERVQALLIQNGNAYEESLKDFWTPIKTYWQDKTTENADKLREFLNVEAIKWQYIHGVRDSEAISPDSWNLDRLFLDRLENQEIQLALFYSYSSNPPLYPQWQEYLRKHQPPTLITWGKNDYIFPESGAHPYKQDLKNIEFHLLDTGHFALEEEGEAIANHIDNFLSSQLPI comes from the coding sequence ATGTTCCGCAATCTCATACCAGCTTTATCCCACAAATATCATTTGATTGCCCCAAATTACCCTGGTTATGGTAACAGTTCGATGCCGAATATAGATGATTTTGATTATACTTTTGACCGCCTAGCCAAAGTAATGGAAAAATTTGTCCGAGCATTAAATTTACAACAATATAGTCTTTATCTGATGGATTATGGCGCACCAATCGGTTTTCGCCTCGCTGTTGCCCATCCCGAACGGGTTCAGGCACTGCTAATCCAGAACGGTAATGCTTACGAAGAGAGTTTAAAAGATTTTTGGACTCCGATTAAAACCTATTGGCAAGATAAGACGACCGAAAATGCCGATAAACTAAGAGAATTCTTAAATGTTGAGGCTATTAAATGGCAATATATCCACGGCGTTCGCGATTCCGAAGCAATTAGTCCCGACAGTTGGAATCTCGATCGGCTATTTCTAGATCGTCTTGAAAATCAAGAGATTCAGCTAGCTTTGTTTTATAGCTATAGTTCTAATCCGCCTTTGTATCCACAGTGGCAAGAATATTTGAGGAAACATCAACCTCCTACGCTCATTACCTGGGGCAAAAATGATTATATCTTTCCCGAATCAGGAGCGCATCCCTACAAACAAGACCTCAAAAACATTGAATTTCATCTGTTAGATACGGGACATTTTGCTTTGGAAGAAGAAGGAGAGGCGATCGCCAACCATATCGATAACTTCCTTTCCAGTCAATTACCAATTTAA